The Mucilaginibacter yixingensis genome window below encodes:
- a CDS encoding TonB-dependent receptor, whose protein sequence is MNQSKLYSLIFLMLFTLATVAVQAQTGKGTLKGKIITTEGKPADNVSVGLKNTPYGAVTGEDGTYVIKAPAGTYTLVASHIGRQPVETNVTVAAGGTANVNTITINLKNSSLQEVNVSGTKVNRFKRKQSENVAKMPLANLENAQSYTTISRELLTEENLFTVDDALKNAPGIQKMWDATGRGGDGGGYFVLRGFATQTALRNGVSGLVTNTIDAFNLERIEVIKGPSATLFGSTKVTYGGLINRVTKKPYENFGGEVSYFGGSYGLNRATIDVNTPLTKDKTVLFRLNSAYNNQGSFQDAGFNKGWSFAPSLSIKASNRLSFLFDAELFYSRNALNTIYFFPYGTNISQLGYTSADQLPIDYTKSYFSKDLNQRSVSTNYFGQMTYKISDHFISQTNYTYGRSFSNGFGPYFYLLPGNQIYRQDQSTQNSKQAITEVQQNFNGDFKIAGLRNRVVLGLDFTRINSDQHFLSDAFDIAPINSSTYDYGSFNAAGMTAVYDTSKNTFHYPVVSKSNTYSAYLSDVLNITDRLIASAAIRIDRFDYQGLEDASTGITSGGYKQTAFAPKFGLVYQLVKDKVSLFANYQNGFTNVTGQGYDLKPFKPEQANQIEGGVKFDVIDGLLSGTVSYYNIKVKDIVRPDTEHANFSKQDGTQVSRGLEAEVIANPLQGVNVVAGLAYNDSKLQNSTIDVEGLRPITAGSPFTANLWVSYRFQNPALKGLGVGVGGNYANANKVVNNRVTAIVNGKTVLTGETNVFTLPSYTVLNSTAFYDKGDYRIGLSVNNFTNQKWYTGYGTVNPQMLRQIIASFAFRF, encoded by the coding sequence ATGAATCAATCGAAGCTTTACTCTCTGATTTTCCTGATGCTTTTTACGCTGGCCACTGTGGCTGTGCAGGCTCAAACGGGCAAAGGCACCCTAAAAGGTAAAATAATAACCACCGAAGGCAAGCCGGCCGACAACGTATCGGTAGGGTTAAAAAATACACCATACGGTGCGGTAACCGGCGAAGACGGCACTTATGTCATTAAAGCACCAGCGGGCACCTATACACTGGTTGCATCGCACATCGGTCGCCAGCCTGTAGAAACCAATGTTACAGTTGCCGCAGGTGGAACAGCTAATGTAAATACCATTACCATCAATCTGAAAAATAGTTCCTTGCAAGAGGTAAACGTATCTGGTACCAAGGTGAATCGCTTTAAAAGAAAGCAAAGCGAGAACGTGGCCAAGATGCCGCTGGCCAACCTGGAGAACGCGCAATCGTATACTACCATCAGTCGCGAATTGCTGACAGAGGAAAACCTTTTTACCGTTGATGATGCTTTGAAAAATGCGCCCGGCATTCAAAAAATGTGGGATGCTACCGGTCGCGGTGGCGACGGCGGTGGTTATTTTGTGTTGCGTGGTTTTGCTACGCAGACAGCCTTGCGTAATGGCGTATCTGGTCTGGTAACCAATACTATTGACGCCTTTAACCTGGAGCGTATTGAGGTAATTAAAGGCCCATCTGCCACCTTGTTTGGTAGCACCAAAGTAACTTATGGTGGTTTGATTAATCGCGTCACCAAAAAACCTTACGAAAACTTTGGCGGCGAGGTATCTTACTTTGGCGGCAGCTACGGCCTTAACCGTGCAACCATCGATGTAAACACGCCGCTTACTAAAGATAAAACGGTGCTGTTCCGCCTTAACTCTGCTTACAATAATCAAGGTAGTTTCCAGGATGCAGGCTTTAACAAGGGCTGGTCTTTTGCGCCAAGCTTATCTATCAAAGCCAGCAATCGTTTGTCGTTCCTGTTTGATGCCGAGTTGTTCTACAGCCGCAATGCGTTGAACACTATTTACTTCTTCCCGTATGGTACTAATATTTCGCAGTTAGGCTATACTTCTGCAGATCAGTTGCCTATAGATTATACCAAATCATACTTCAGCAAAGACCTGAATCAGCGCAGCGTAAGCACCAACTACTTCGGACAGATGACTTATAAAATCTCAGATCACTTTATATCGCAAACAAACTATACTTACGGTCGCAGTTTTTCTAACGGCTTTGGTCCGTACTTTTATCTGCTGCCGGGTAACCAGATCTACCGTCAGGATCAATCAACCCAAAATAGTAAACAGGCTATTACCGAGGTTCAGCAGAACTTTAATGGCGATTTCAAGATTGCCGGCTTGCGTAACCGCGTAGTATTGGGTCTGGATTTCACCCGCATCAACTCAGATCAGCATTTCCTGAGCGATGCATTTGATATTGCACCCATCAATAGCTCAACCTACGACTACGGCAGCTTTAATGCCGCGGGCATGACGGCTGTTTACGATACCAGCAAAAACACTTTCCATTATCCGGTAGTATCAAAATCAAACACCTACAGTGCCTACTTGTCTGATGTGCTGAATATCACCGACAGGTTAATCGCTTCTGCCGCTATCCGTATAGATCGTTTTGACTATCAGGGTTTGGAAGATGCATCTACCGGTATCACTTCCGGCGGTTATAAGCAAACGGCTTTCGCGCCAAAATTTGGGTTGGTTTACCAACTGGTTAAGGACAAGGTATCATTGTTTGCCAATTATCAGAACGGTTTTACCAATGTTACCGGCCAGGGGTATGACCTTAAACCTTTCAAGCCAGAGCAAGCCAACCAAATAGAGGGCGGTGTGAAGTTTGATGTAATTGACGGTTTACTGAGCGGTACCGTAAGCTATTACAACATTAAGGTAAAAGATATTGTACGTCCAGACACCGAGCATGCCAACTTTAGCAAACAAGATGGTACCCAGGTGAGCCGCGGTTTAGAAGCCGAAGTAATTGCTAATCCTCTGCAAGGTGTTAACGTAGTAGCCGGTTTGGCCTATAATGATTCTAAGCTGCAAAACTCTACTATTGATGTAGAAGGTTTGCGCCCAATAACCGCGGGCTCGCCGTTCACAGCTAACCTGTGGGTAAGCTACCGTTTCCAGAACCCGGCATTGAAAGGTTTGGGTGTTGGTGTGGGCGGTAATTACGCTAATGCCAATAAGGTGGTAAATAACAGAGTAACAGCAATTGTAAATGGCAAAACGGTATTAACTGGTGAGACCAATGTGTTTACCCTGCCAAGCTACACTGTGTTGAACTCTACCGCATTTTATGATAAGGGCGATTATCGCATCGGCTTGAGCGTAAACAACTTTACTAACCAGAAATGGTACACCGGCTACGGCACCGTAAACCCCCAAATGTTAAGACAGATAATTGCCAGTTTTGCCTTCCGCTTTTAA
- a CDS encoding PepSY domain-containing protein: MTPFKKTILFLHRWLGFISGLVVFIVSITGCLFVFQDELQDAFKSYRHVEIEHKSYLAPSELKQAALKQFPKGTTGFMAYYGKDRPALVMVTTAQKTNRYVYINPYSGRYLHDEDITRNFFIVVEYIHLYLLLPPKIGQLVVGISVIVFVVLLITGMVLWWPKRKSDRKRSLTIKWNGRWRRVNYDLHNVLGFYAFSISLVLALTGLCIAFNWMSDAVYKTTNLGKSYAVEKYQPKSDSTKKSLPYDASITDRAFEQVQRQTPQAEMFYISEADRKTPAATTYVTAYYSSMHFYRYDSYQFDQFTGKVLKYLPHQKKSAGEKMNAANYDIHVGQILGFPGKVIAFFASLICASLPVTGFVVWLGKRNKKKRDPRIRHHKQLAPTA; encoded by the coding sequence ATGACACCATTTAAAAAAACAATATTGTTTTTACACCGCTGGCTCGGGTTTATATCCGGGCTGGTGGTATTTATTGTGAGCATAACGGGCTGTTTGTTTGTTTTTCAGGATGAGTTGCAGGATGCTTTTAAAAGTTATCGCCATGTTGAGATTGAGCATAAGTCTTATTTAGCACCAAGTGAGCTGAAACAAGCTGCGCTGAAACAATTCCCGAAAGGAACTACCGGGTTTATGGCCTATTATGGCAAAGACCGCCCGGCTTTGGTGATGGTAACGACCGCGCAAAAGACCAATCGCTATGTGTACATAAACCCCTACAGCGGGCGGTATCTGCACGATGAAGATATCACCCGCAATTTCTTTATCGTGGTTGAATATATCCACCTGTATCTGTTGCTTCCGCCCAAGATCGGTCAGCTGGTGGTGGGTATTTCGGTGATTGTTTTTGTGGTGCTGCTGATAACCGGCATGGTGCTGTGGTGGCCCAAACGTAAATCAGATCGCAAGCGCAGCCTGACTATCAAATGGAACGGTCGCTGGCGCAGGGTAAATTATGATTTGCACAATGTGCTGGGTTTTTATGCTTTTAGTATCTCTTTAGTATTGGCGCTTACCGGTCTTTGTATTGCGTTTAACTGGATGAGCGATGCGGTTTATAAAACCACCAATCTGGGTAAAAGTTATGCGGTAGAAAAGTATCAGCCAAAGTCTGATTCAACAAAAAAGAGTCTGCCGTATGATGCTTCGATTACAGATCGAGCTTTTGAACAAGTGCAGCGCCAAACCCCGCAAGCCGAGATGTTCTACATCAGCGAGGCTGATCGTAAAACGCCAGCTGCTACTACCTACGTTACGGCATATTATTCTTCCATGCATTTTTACCGGTATGATAGTTATCAGTTTGATCAGTTTACCGGTAAGGTGTTAAAATATTTGCCGCACCAAAAGAAGAGTGCGGGCGAGAAAATGAACGCCGCCAATTATGATATCCACGTGGGCCAGATACTGGGTTTCCCCGGCAAGGTGATTGCCTTTTTTGCCAGCCTGATCTGCGCAAGTTTGCCGGTTACCGGTTTTGTTGTTTGGTTAGGCAAGCGCAACAAAAAGAAGCGCGATCCGCGGATCAGGCATCATAAACAGCTGGCGCCGACTGCGTAG